A genomic stretch from Acinonyx jubatus isolate Ajub_Pintada_27869175 chromosome E2, VMU_Ajub_asm_v1.0, whole genome shotgun sequence includes:
- the GSK3A gene encoding glycogen synthase kinase-3 alpha — MSGGGPSGGGPGGSGRARTSSFAEPGGGGGGGGGGPGGSASGPGGSGGGKASVGAMGGGVGASSSGGGPSGSGGGGSGGPGAGTSFPPPGVKLGRDSGKVTTVVATLGQGPERSQEVAYTDIKVIGNGSFGVVYQARLAETRELVAIKKVLQDKRFKNRELQIMRKLDHCNIVRLRYFFYSSGEKKDELYLNLVLEYVPETVYRVARHFTKAKLTIPIIYVKVYMYQLFRSLAYIHSQGVCHRDIKPQNLLVDPDTAVLKLCDFGSAKQLVRGEPNVSYICSRYYRAPELIFGATDYTSSIDVWSAGCVLAELLLGQPIFPGDSGVDQLVEIIKVLGTPTREQIREMNPNYTEFKFPQIKAHPWTKVFKSRTPPEAIALCSSLLEYTPSSRLSPLEACAHSFFDELRCHGTQLPNNRPLPPLFNFSPGELSIQPSLNAILIPPHLRSPAGTATLTPSSQALSEAQTGSEWQSTDATAPLTNSS, encoded by the exons ATGAGCGGCGGCGGGCCTTCAGGAGGCGGCCCTGGGGGCTCGGGCCGGGCGCGGACCAGCTCGTTCGCGGAGCCAGGCGGCGGAggcggtggtggcggcggcggccccggggGCTCGGCCTCCGGTCCGGGCGGCAGCGGCGGTGGGAAGGCGTCAGTCGGAGCCatgggtgggggcgtgggggccTCGAGCTCCGGGGGTGGCCCCAGCGGCAGCGGCGGAGGAGGCAGCGGCGGCCCCGGTGCGGGCACTAGCTTCCCGCCGCCCGGAGTGAAGCTGGGCC GTGACAGCGGGAAGGTGACCACAGTGGTAGCGACTCTAGGCCAAGGCCCAGAGCGATCCCAGGAGGTGGCTTACACAGACATCAAAGTGATTGGCAATGGCTCGTTTGGGGTCGTGTACCAGGCACGGCTGGCTGAGACCAGGGAACTGGTGGCCATCAAGAAGGTTCTCCAGGACAAGAGGTTCAAG AACCGAGAGCTGCAGATTATGCGTAAGCTGGACCACTGCAATATTGTGAGGCTGAGATACTTTTTCTACTCCAGTGGGGAGAAG AAAGACGAGCTTTATCTAAATCTGGTGCTGGAATACGTGCCCGAGACAGTGTACCGGGTGGCCCGCCATTTCACCAAGGCCAAGTTGACCATCCCTATCATCTATGTCAAG GTGTACATGTACCAGCTCTTCCGGAGCTTGGCTTACATCCACTCCCAGGGCGTGTGTCACCGCGACATCAAGCCCCAGAACCTGCTGGTGGACCCTGACACTGCTGTCCTCAAGCTCTGCGATTTTGGCAG CGCAAAGCAGTTGGTCCGGGGGGAGCCCAACGTCTCCTACATCTGCTCTCGCTACTACCGGGCCCCGGAGCTGATCTTCGGAGCCACTGATTACACCTCGTCCATTG ATGTGTGGTCAGCTGGCTGCGTGCTGGCTGAGCTCCTCCTGGGCCAGCCCATCTTCCCCGGGGACAGTGGGGTAGACCAGCTGGTGGAGATCATCAAG GTGCTGGGAACACCAACCCGGGAACAGATCCGAGAGATGAACCCCAACTACACGGAGTTCAAGTTTCCCCAGATTAAAGCTCACCCCTGGACAAAG GTGTTCAAATCTCGAACGCCGCCGGAGGCCATCGCGCTCTGCTCTAGCCTGCTGGAGTACACGCCGTCCTCAAGGCTGTCCCCTCTGGAAGCCTGCGCCCACAGCTTCTTTGATGAACTGCGATGTCACGGAACCCAGCTTCCCAACAACCGCCCGCTTCCCCCCCTCTTCAATTTCAGTCCTGGCG AACTCTCCATCCAACCATCTCTCAACGCCATTCTCATCCCTCCTCACTTGAGGTCCCCAGCGGGCACTGCCACCCTCACTCCATCCTCACAAG cTTTAAGTGAGGCTCAGACCGGCTCGGAATGGCAGTCGACCGACGCCACAGCTCCCCTCACTAACTCTTCCTGA
- the ZNF526 gene encoding zinc finger protein 526 isoform X1, with the protein MVGVDSEGSRTPGAERVCVKSGGGCRRRERRALLSLPTMAEVAAEVAEAAEMPTQMSPGAMETSTPMLGEVTEMSTEVTEMTPGEALASSLFFQHHQFMCSECGSLYNTLEEVLSHQERHVPAVTEEEALVTQDAGLEPELMAGTEDGPFQCGECSQLILSPGELLAHQDAHLRESASQIQYQCGDCQELFPSPELWVAHRKARHLSATAAEPPVLPPLPPPAPAPPLPAPPEVKMEPYECPECSTLCATPEEFLEHQGTHFDSLEKEERNGLEEEEEEEEEEDDEETEEEEEVVAEVGDDAMGGDRATAGRARGCGDCPPRWTSAEARRRHRRASRGPASTAHPFHCDQCQRSFSSANRLLAHGRAHVGGTHECTTCSKVFKKAASLEQHLRLHRGEARYLCVDCGRGFGTELTLVAHRRAHTANPLHRCRCGKTFSNMTKFLYHRRTHAGKSGAPPALAAASPAPAEPSPPPPPPPPPAPPAQLPCPQCSKSFASASRLSRHRRAVHGPPERRHRCGVCGKGFKKLVHVRNHLRTHTGERPFQCHSCGKTFASLANLSRHQLTHTGARPYQCLDCGKRFTQSSNLQQHRRLHLRPVAFARAPRLPITGLYNKSPYYCGTCGRWFHALAGLRLHQRVHARARTLTLQPPRSPPPAPPPPPEPQQTIMCTELGETIAIIETSQPLALEDTLQLCQAALGAGEASGLLQLDAAFV; encoded by the exons ATGGTAGGTGTGGATAGTGAGGGGTCCCGCACGCCTGGAGCAGAGAGGGTCTGTGTCAAGAGCGGCGGGGGCTGCAGGAGGCGAGAGAGACGG GCACTACTGTCCCTCCCCACCATGGCAGAGGTGGCGGCTGAGGTGGCCGAGGCGGCCGAGATGCCAACACAGATGTCACCAGGGGCGATGGAGACGTCAACACCGATGTTAGGAGAGGTGACAGAGATGTCAACAGAGGTGACCGAGATGACACCTGGGGAGGCCCTCgcctcctcccttttcttccagCACCACCAGTTCATGTGCTCTGAGTGCGGCAGCCTCTACAACACGCTGGAGGAAGTTCTCTCTCACCAGGAGCGGCATGTGCCTGCTGTCACAGAGGAGGAGGCGCTGGTCACCCAGGATGCTGGCCTGGAGCCAGAGCTCATGGCGGGCACCGAGGATGGGCCTTTCCAGTGTGGGGAGTGCAGCCAGCTCATCCTGTCCCCTGGTGAGCTCCTGGCCCACCAGGACGCCCACCTCCGGGAGTCTGCGAGCCAGATCCAGTACCAGTGTGGGGACTGCCAGGagctcttcccctctcctgagCTGTGGGTGGCTCATCGCAAGGCCAGGCACCTTTCTGCTACGGCGGCCGAACCACCGGTgctgccccctctgcctcccccggCACCGgcacctcccctccctgctccacccGAAGTGAAGATGGAGCCCTACGAGTGTCCCGAGTGTTCCACTCTCTGTGCCACTCCCGAGGAGTTCTTGGAGCATCAGGGCACCCACTTTGACTCCCTCGAGAAAGAAGAGCGCAATGGGctcgaggaggaggaagaagaggaggaggaggaagacgatGAAgagacggaggaggaggaggaggtggtggcaGAGGTTGGTGATGACGCCATGGGAGGCGACAGGGCCACAGCCGGCCGGGCCCGGGGCTGTGGGGACTGTCCCCCCCGCTGGACGTCAGCCGAGGCACGCCGGCGACACCGGCGGGCATCCCGCGGCCCGGCATCGACAGCCCACCCCTTCCACTGCGACCAGTGCCAGCGCAGCTTCAGCTCGGCGAACCGGCTGCTGGCTCATGGGCGGGCGCACGTCGGCGGCACGCACGAGTGTACGACCTGCTCCAAGGTCTTCAAGAAAGCGGCGTCGCTCGAGCAGCACCTGCGGCTGCACCGCGGCGAAGCCCGCTACCTCTGTGTGGACTGCGGCCGCGGCTTTGGCACGGAGCTCACGTTGGTGGCTCACCGGCGGGCACACACCGCCAACCCCTTACATCGCTGCCGCTGCGGCAAGACGTTCAGCAACATGACCAAGTTTCTCTACCACCGGCGCACCCACGCGGGCAAGAGCGGGGCGCCCCCCGCGCTGGCGGCCGCCTCCCCGGCTCCGGCCGAGccctcgccgccgccgccaccgccgccgccccccgccccgcccgcccagCTGCCCTGCCCACAGTGCTCCAAGTCCTTCGCCTCGGCTTCCCGGCTCTCCCGGCACCGGCGCGCCGTCCACGGGCCCCCCGAGCGGCGTCACCGCTGCGGAGTGTGCGGCAAGGGCTTCAAGAAGCTGGTTCACGTGCGCAACCACCTGCGGACACACACGGGCGAGCGGCCCTTCCAGTGCCACTCGTGTGGCAAGACCTTTGCTTCTCTGGCCAACCTCAGCCGCCACCAGCTGACCCACACGGGTGCACGTCCCTACCAGTGCCTGGACTGTGGCAAGCGCTTCACGCAGAGCTCCAACCTGCAGCAGCACCGGAGGCTGCACCTGCGGCCCGTGGCCTTCGCCCGCGCACCCCGCCTCCCCATCACCGGTCTGTACAACAAGAGCCCCTACTACTGCGGGACCTGCGGCCGCTGGTTCCACGCCCTGGCAGGCCTGCGACTGCACCAGCGTGTCCACGCCCGAGCCCGGACCCTGACCCTGCAGCCGCCCCGATCACCacctcctgccccgcccccgccccctgagCCTCAGCAGACTATCATGTGTACGGAGCTGGGGGAGACCATTGCCATCATCGAGACGTCCCAGCCTCTGGCACTTGAGGACACGCTGCAGCTGTGCCAGGCCGCCCTGGGGGCCGGGGAGGCGAGCGGGCTGCTGCAGTTGGACGCGGCCTTCGTGTGA
- the ZNF526 gene encoding zinc finger protein 526 isoform X2, translating into MAEVAAEVAEAAEMPTQMSPGAMETSTPMLGEVTEMSTEVTEMTPGEALASSLFFQHHQFMCSECGSLYNTLEEVLSHQERHVPAVTEEEALVTQDAGLEPELMAGTEDGPFQCGECSQLILSPGELLAHQDAHLRESASQIQYQCGDCQELFPSPELWVAHRKARHLSATAAEPPVLPPLPPPAPAPPLPAPPEVKMEPYECPECSTLCATPEEFLEHQGTHFDSLEKEERNGLEEEEEEEEEEDDEETEEEEEVVAEVGDDAMGGDRATAGRARGCGDCPPRWTSAEARRRHRRASRGPASTAHPFHCDQCQRSFSSANRLLAHGRAHVGGTHECTTCSKVFKKAASLEQHLRLHRGEARYLCVDCGRGFGTELTLVAHRRAHTANPLHRCRCGKTFSNMTKFLYHRRTHAGKSGAPPALAAASPAPAEPSPPPPPPPPPAPPAQLPCPQCSKSFASASRLSRHRRAVHGPPERRHRCGVCGKGFKKLVHVRNHLRTHTGERPFQCHSCGKTFASLANLSRHQLTHTGARPYQCLDCGKRFTQSSNLQQHRRLHLRPVAFARAPRLPITGLYNKSPYYCGTCGRWFHALAGLRLHQRVHARARTLTLQPPRSPPPAPPPPPEPQQTIMCTELGETIAIIETSQPLALEDTLQLCQAALGAGEASGLLQLDAAFV; encoded by the coding sequence ATGGCAGAGGTGGCGGCTGAGGTGGCCGAGGCGGCCGAGATGCCAACACAGATGTCACCAGGGGCGATGGAGACGTCAACACCGATGTTAGGAGAGGTGACAGAGATGTCAACAGAGGTGACCGAGATGACACCTGGGGAGGCCCTCgcctcctcccttttcttccagCACCACCAGTTCATGTGCTCTGAGTGCGGCAGCCTCTACAACACGCTGGAGGAAGTTCTCTCTCACCAGGAGCGGCATGTGCCTGCTGTCACAGAGGAGGAGGCGCTGGTCACCCAGGATGCTGGCCTGGAGCCAGAGCTCATGGCGGGCACCGAGGATGGGCCTTTCCAGTGTGGGGAGTGCAGCCAGCTCATCCTGTCCCCTGGTGAGCTCCTGGCCCACCAGGACGCCCACCTCCGGGAGTCTGCGAGCCAGATCCAGTACCAGTGTGGGGACTGCCAGGagctcttcccctctcctgagCTGTGGGTGGCTCATCGCAAGGCCAGGCACCTTTCTGCTACGGCGGCCGAACCACCGGTgctgccccctctgcctcccccggCACCGgcacctcccctccctgctccacccGAAGTGAAGATGGAGCCCTACGAGTGTCCCGAGTGTTCCACTCTCTGTGCCACTCCCGAGGAGTTCTTGGAGCATCAGGGCACCCACTTTGACTCCCTCGAGAAAGAAGAGCGCAATGGGctcgaggaggaggaagaagaggaggaggaggaagacgatGAAgagacggaggaggaggaggaggtggtggcaGAGGTTGGTGATGACGCCATGGGAGGCGACAGGGCCACAGCCGGCCGGGCCCGGGGCTGTGGGGACTGTCCCCCCCGCTGGACGTCAGCCGAGGCACGCCGGCGACACCGGCGGGCATCCCGCGGCCCGGCATCGACAGCCCACCCCTTCCACTGCGACCAGTGCCAGCGCAGCTTCAGCTCGGCGAACCGGCTGCTGGCTCATGGGCGGGCGCACGTCGGCGGCACGCACGAGTGTACGACCTGCTCCAAGGTCTTCAAGAAAGCGGCGTCGCTCGAGCAGCACCTGCGGCTGCACCGCGGCGAAGCCCGCTACCTCTGTGTGGACTGCGGCCGCGGCTTTGGCACGGAGCTCACGTTGGTGGCTCACCGGCGGGCACACACCGCCAACCCCTTACATCGCTGCCGCTGCGGCAAGACGTTCAGCAACATGACCAAGTTTCTCTACCACCGGCGCACCCACGCGGGCAAGAGCGGGGCGCCCCCCGCGCTGGCGGCCGCCTCCCCGGCTCCGGCCGAGccctcgccgccgccgccaccgccgccgccccccgccccgcccgcccagCTGCCCTGCCCACAGTGCTCCAAGTCCTTCGCCTCGGCTTCCCGGCTCTCCCGGCACCGGCGCGCCGTCCACGGGCCCCCCGAGCGGCGTCACCGCTGCGGAGTGTGCGGCAAGGGCTTCAAGAAGCTGGTTCACGTGCGCAACCACCTGCGGACACACACGGGCGAGCGGCCCTTCCAGTGCCACTCGTGTGGCAAGACCTTTGCTTCTCTGGCCAACCTCAGCCGCCACCAGCTGACCCACACGGGTGCACGTCCCTACCAGTGCCTGGACTGTGGCAAGCGCTTCACGCAGAGCTCCAACCTGCAGCAGCACCGGAGGCTGCACCTGCGGCCCGTGGCCTTCGCCCGCGCACCCCGCCTCCCCATCACCGGTCTGTACAACAAGAGCCCCTACTACTGCGGGACCTGCGGCCGCTGGTTCCACGCCCTGGCAGGCCTGCGACTGCACCAGCGTGTCCACGCCCGAGCCCGGACCCTGACCCTGCAGCCGCCCCGATCACCacctcctgccccgcccccgccccctgagCCTCAGCAGACTATCATGTGTACGGAGCTGGGGGAGACCATTGCCATCATCGAGACGTCCCAGCCTCTGGCACTTGAGGACACGCTGCAGCTGTGCCAGGCCGCCCTGGGGGCCGGGGAGGCGAGCGGGCTGCTGCAGTTGGACGCGGCCTTCGTGTGA